Proteins from one Amycolatopsis benzoatilytica AK 16/65 genomic window:
- a CDS encoding SGNH/GDSL hydrolase family protein produces the protein MSKRLVCLGDSFTEGVGDDDPAAPNGVRGWADRTAAVLAAGESGFRYANLAVRGKLLPQVLNEQVEPALAMKPDLVTLYAGGNDLMRPRVDLDALADSYERAVARLRASGAQVVLFTGVDGVEDALFRTIRGRVAIYNEHVRGIAARHETLLVDMWSMRQLRDRRMWAADRLHLNAAGHTEIAIAVLDTLGVRHELRHVTLGARPRLSARERRAENFRWGREHALPWIGRRLKGESSGDAMSPKWPVLEAFGGD, from the coding sequence ATGAGCAAGCGCTTAGTGTGCCTCGGGGACTCGTTCACCGAGGGAGTCGGGGACGACGATCCGGCCGCGCCGAACGGGGTGCGCGGATGGGCCGACCGGACGGCCGCCGTGCTGGCGGCAGGGGAGTCCGGGTTTCGCTACGCCAATCTGGCGGTGCGCGGGAAGCTCCTGCCGCAAGTCCTGAACGAGCAGGTCGAGCCGGCGCTGGCGATGAAACCGGACCTGGTCACGTTGTACGCCGGCGGAAACGACCTGATGCGCCCCCGGGTGGACCTCGACGCACTGGCGGACTCGTACGAGCGGGCGGTCGCCCGGTTGCGTGCGTCCGGGGCGCAGGTGGTCTTGTTCACCGGAGTGGACGGGGTGGAGGACGCGCTGTTCCGGACGATCCGCGGACGGGTGGCGATATACAACGAGCATGTCCGCGGAATCGCGGCCCGGCACGAGACGCTGCTGGTGGACATGTGGTCGATGCGGCAGCTGCGGGACCGCCGGATGTGGGCGGCGGACCGGTTGCACCTGAATGCCGCCGGGCACACGGAGATCGCGATCGCGGTGCTGGACACGCTCGGGGTTCGGCACGAGCTGAGGCACGTGACGCTGGGAGCGCGGCCCCGGCTGTCGGCCCGGGAGCGCCGGGCGGAGAACTTCCGGTGGGGACGGGAGCACGCGCTGCCGTGGATCGGGCGGCGGTTGAAGGGGGAGTCCTCGGGGGACGCAATGAGTCCTAAGTGGCCGGTGCTGGAGGCGTTCGGCGGAGACTGA
- a CDS encoding tyrosine-type recombinase/integrase: MTLALTGTGGTGKDAQERFGEFLRIYASLNTRVAYATDLGIPLEWVPGYQPPDPNRRRGRARRAEPDGLAWLPWCLRNGFTSFADVRVDHVEQWLDELAQAGYRDATRGRMLSAVSAFYRKYLLREGLAGHNPAALVDRRAQHLNRPSGVPSQTARWSFDACRALLLGAWLLVEHSRNGLRDRAMVEVLVGTGVRAEELVGVDLGDYRRPAAGGIGVLRVHGKGAKDREVALAAPVADALDAYLGERVTPQVPALRGQVGAKRAEPLFVTSTGARVHVSHVTALLRRLCATFCPAPGSAPRTARLQELLDTAEARFVATHLRPLCDSIHPHSARHSYATHAIERGVPPRQVQRDLGHAALSTTEGYLHDENAIRDSAAHELAPALHRGWLAQR, encoded by the coding sequence ATGACTCTCGCGCTGACCGGCACCGGGGGAACCGGCAAGGACGCGCAGGAGCGGTTCGGTGAATTCCTGCGCATCTACGCATCGCTCAACACCCGGGTCGCCTACGCGACCGACCTCGGCATCCCGCTGGAATGGGTTCCCGGTTACCAGCCGCCGGACCCGAACCGCCGCCGCGGCCGGGCGCGGCGGGCCGAGCCGGACGGGCTGGCGTGGCTGCCGTGGTGCCTGCGCAACGGGTTCACCTCGTTCGCCGACGTCCGGGTCGACCATGTCGAGCAGTGGCTGGACGAGCTGGCCCAGGCCGGGTACCGGGACGCGACGCGCGGCCGGATGCTGTCCGCGGTCTCCGCCTTCTACCGCAAGTACCTGCTGCGGGAAGGGCTCGCCGGGCACAATCCGGCGGCGCTGGTGGACCGGCGCGCGCAACATCTCAACCGGCCGTCCGGCGTCCCGTCCCAGACGGCGCGCTGGTCGTTCGACGCGTGCCGAGCGCTGCTGCTGGGCGCGTGGCTGCTGGTCGAGCACAGCCGCAACGGCCTGCGCGACCGGGCGATGGTCGAGGTTCTCGTAGGCACCGGCGTGCGGGCGGAGGAACTGGTCGGCGTCGACCTGGGCGACTACCGGCGGCCGGCTGCGGGCGGGATCGGCGTGCTTCGGGTGCACGGCAAGGGAGCCAAGGACCGGGAAGTCGCGCTCGCCGCGCCGGTGGCGGACGCGCTCGACGCGTACCTGGGCGAGCGGGTCACGCCGCAGGTGCCGGCGCTGCGCGGGCAGGTCGGCGCGAAGCGAGCGGAGCCGCTGTTCGTCACGAGCACCGGCGCGCGCGTGCACGTTTCGCATGTGACGGCGCTGCTGCGGCGGTTGTGCGCGACGTTCTGCCCGGCACCGGGCAGTGCGCCTCGGACCGCTCGGCTGCAGGAGTTGCTGGACACCGCCGAGGCGAGGTTCGTCGCGACGCATCTGCGGCCGTTGTGCGACAGCATCCATCCGCATTCGGCGCGGCATTCCTATGCGACGCATGCGATCGAGCGCGGGGTGCCACCGCGCCAGGTGCAGCGCGACCTGGGCCATGCGGCGTTGTCGACGACCGAGGGGTACCTCCACGACGAGAACGCCATCCGGGATTCGGCAGCTCACGAGCTGGCCCCGGCGCTGCACCGGGGATGGTTGGCGCAGCGCTAG
- a CDS encoding TetR/AcrR family transcriptional regulator, translated as MATRTRRAHRRTEALSRERIVEAAVELLDVAGEGGLTFRVLTERLATGPGAIYWHVANKGELLAAATDAVVADVLAGESDGPPQDEIRAVALGLFGAIDRHPWLAAQLLLQLSRSPSGPVTPRILEALGRRVRALGVPQEHWFTATSVLMHYVLGAAGQNAANSQVVEPVPDRAEFLAATAKAWEELDPVEYSFTRAVAGQMREHDDREQFLAGIDLVLAGVAELHPAGRA; from the coding sequence ATGGCAACGCGGACTCGGCGGGCGCACCGGCGCACGGAGGCGCTCTCCCGCGAGCGGATCGTCGAGGCGGCGGTGGAGCTGCTGGACGTGGCGGGCGAGGGCGGCCTGACCTTCCGGGTTCTCACCGAACGACTGGCAACCGGGCCCGGGGCGATCTACTGGCACGTGGCGAACAAGGGCGAGCTGCTGGCCGCCGCGACGGATGCGGTGGTGGCCGACGTGCTGGCCGGGGAGTCGGACGGGCCGCCGCAGGACGAGATCCGTGCGGTCGCGCTCGGGCTGTTCGGCGCGATCGACCGGCATCCGTGGCTGGCCGCGCAGCTCCTGCTGCAGTTGTCGCGGAGCCCGAGCGGTCCGGTCACCCCGCGGATCCTGGAAGCGCTCGGCAGGCGGGTCCGCGCACTGGGCGTGCCGCAGGAGCACTGGTTCACCGCGACGTCGGTGCTGATGCACTACGTGCTGGGCGCGGCCGGGCAGAACGCGGCGAACAGCCAGGTCGTCGAGCCGGTGCCGGACAGAGCGGAATTCCTTGCCGCGACGGCGAAAGCGTGGGAAGAGCTGGACCCGGTCGAGTATTCGTTCACCCGGGCGGTGGCCGGTCAGATGCGCGAGCACGACGACCGCGAGCAGTTCCTCGCCGGGATCGACCTGGTGCTGGCCGGCGTCGCCGAGCTCCACCCGGCTGGGCGCGCATGA
- a CDS encoding VOC family protein codes for MNEAPVVPGSPCWLELATADPERTMRFYAELLGWDYQWVQDGEGRHYALALLDGEPVAGIRPHAGEVRDWTPYLATADLVGTAEDVLRLDGAMLDPAPREIPGVGATALADDPSGATVGLVQPAPDGSFTAGVPGSLVWLEFITRNPVRADRFYAQLFGYTQRQFGDGKNVDYVVYALGDDSVLARVRMAPDTPAEVPPRWIAHFAVQPREGLNDAVQRARAAGAKLRFRPYASTLGRVAVLSDPLGTRFALIDPELASEWEYGSAVDDPYDD; via the coding sequence ATGAACGAGGCGCCGGTTGTGCCCGGCAGCCCGTGCTGGCTCGAACTCGCCACCGCCGATCCGGAGCGGACCATGCGGTTCTACGCCGAACTGCTCGGCTGGGACTACCAATGGGTCCAGGACGGCGAAGGCAGGCACTACGCGCTCGCCCTGCTGGATGGCGAACCGGTCGCCGGGATCCGTCCGCACGCCGGCGAGGTCCGGGACTGGACCCCGTATCTCGCGACCGCAGATCTCGTCGGCACCGCGGAGGACGTGCTGCGGCTCGACGGCGCGATGCTCGACCCGGCACCGCGCGAAATACCCGGCGTCGGCGCGACCGCGCTGGCCGACGACCCGTCCGGCGCGACGGTCGGGCTGGTCCAGCCCGCGCCGGACGGTTCGTTCACCGCGGGCGTGCCGGGCAGCCTCGTCTGGCTGGAGTTCATCACCCGCAACCCGGTCCGGGCCGACCGCTTCTACGCTCAGCTTTTCGGCTACACGCAACGGCAGTTCGGCGACGGGAAGAACGTCGACTACGTGGTTTACGCGCTCGGCGATGACTCGGTCCTCGCCCGCGTCCGGATGGCCCCGGACACTCCGGCCGAGGTGCCGCCGCGCTGGATCGCGCACTTCGCCGTGCAGCCTCGCGAAGGGCTGAACGACGCGGTGCAACGCGCTCGTGCCGCGGGGGCGAAGCTGCGATTCCGCCCGTACGCGTCGACGCTCGGCCGAGTCGCGGTGCTGTCCGACCCGCTCGGCACCCGGTTCGCACTGATCGACCCGGAGCTGGCCAGCGAGTGGGAATACGGCTCGGCGGTGGACGACCCGTACGACGACTGA
- a CDS encoding TetR/AcrR family transcriptional regulator yields the protein MTADKPLRADAQRKREALLATARQVFDAGEFFDLRFDDFARLAGVGTGTLYRHFPTREALAEAVYHGEVATLCDRARQLQATLPAAEALATFLRNMVDHIAAHEGLARTLATLMADRSGALAEGSRALEQAVTDLIAAARRDGSVRGDVNAGAVMMALHGIGAAHNRPAWRAEADDVITLVLDGLRRPR from the coding sequence ATGACCGCCGACAAGCCGCTGCGGGCCGACGCCCAGCGCAAGCGTGAGGCGCTGCTCGCCACAGCCCGGCAAGTCTTCGACGCCGGAGAATTCTTCGACCTGCGCTTCGATGACTTCGCCCGCCTGGCCGGGGTGGGCACTGGCACGCTGTACCGCCATTTCCCCACCCGGGAGGCACTGGCCGAGGCGGTCTACCACGGCGAGGTCGCCACGCTGTGCGACCGCGCCCGCCAACTGCAGGCCACACTGCCCGCGGCAGAGGCATTGGCGACCTTCCTGCGCAACATGGTCGATCACATCGCTGCTCACGAGGGCCTGGCTCGGACGCTGGCCACGCTCATGGCCGATCGCTCGGGTGCCCTCGCCGAGGGCAGCAGGGCGTTGGAGCAGGCGGTCACCGACCTGATTGCCGCCGCCAGGCGGGACGGTTCCGTTCGCGGCGACGTGAATGCCGGTGCCGTGATGATGGCGCTGCACGGCATCGGTGCGGCCCACAACCGCCCCGCCTGGCGGGCCGAGGCCGACGATGTCATCACCCTCGTGCTGGACGGGCTGCGCCGGCCGCGATGA
- a CDS encoding NADAR family protein, translating into MERNPQNVAEAADRVRRGQRTEFLFFWGHQPERDGRVGQGCLSQWWPAPFVLDCRTFATAEHYMMWRKALLFGDEATAGQILAAGHPQQAKEFGRGVPGFDQGRWEERREEIVLTGSIAKFGQHPELRRFLLNTGQRVLVEASPVDPVWGIGLAADDPAVEDPARWRGLNLLGFALMRAREALTEPV; encoded by the coding sequence ATGGAACGAAACCCGCAGAACGTCGCCGAGGCGGCGGACCGGGTGCGCCGGGGACAGCGGACAGAGTTCCTGTTCTTCTGGGGACATCAACCGGAACGGGACGGCCGGGTCGGGCAGGGCTGTCTGAGTCAGTGGTGGCCCGCGCCCTTCGTGCTCGACTGCCGGACCTTTGCCACCGCAGAGCACTACATGATGTGGCGAAAAGCGCTGCTGTTCGGCGACGAAGCGACCGCTGGGCAGATCCTGGCCGCCGGGCATCCGCAGCAGGCGAAGGAATTCGGGCGGGGTGTGCCCGGCTTCGACCAGGGCCGCTGGGAAGAGCGCCGGGAGGAGATCGTCCTCACCGGCAGCATCGCCAAGTTCGGCCAGCATCCGGAGCTGCGCCGGTTTCTCCTGAACACCGGCCAGCGGGTGCTGGTGGAGGCGAGCCCGGTCGACCCGGTGTGGGGCATCGGGCTCGCGGCCGACGACCCGGCCGTCGAGGACCCGGCACGCTGGCGCGGGCTCAACCTGCTCGGCTTCGCGCTGATGCGGGCCCGCGAAGCACTCACCGAACCGGTCTGA
- a CDS encoding TetR/AcrR family transcriptional regulator translates to MTEEKPLRADARRNRAKVLEAAETVFAAKGTGAPTEEVAREAGVGIGTVFRHFPTKEALLEAVLYARLHRFVDEADAVVAQNAADAGAAFFTFLTSWVEMSSAKNAYFEALTTAGVCVPSTGSEIGERLRASLGVLLKRAQDSGAVRADLTTAELIPVIIGTAKAAEHVGADGPLRDRTIAILFDGLRA, encoded by the coding sequence GTGACGGAGGAAAAGCCGCTGCGCGCCGACGCGCGGCGTAACCGGGCGAAGGTGCTCGAAGCCGCCGAGACTGTTTTCGCGGCGAAGGGCACCGGTGCGCCGACTGAAGAGGTCGCGCGCGAGGCCGGGGTGGGCATCGGCACCGTCTTCCGGCATTTCCCCACCAAGGAAGCCCTTCTCGAGGCCGTCCTCTATGCGCGGCTGCACCGGTTCGTCGACGAGGCGGACGCGGTAGTCGCGCAGAACGCCGCCGATGCCGGGGCGGCCTTCTTCACCTTCCTCACCAGCTGGGTCGAGATGTCCAGCGCCAAGAACGCCTACTTCGAGGCGCTCACCACCGCAGGCGTGTGCGTGCCGAGCACCGGCTCGGAGATCGGCGAGCGACTGCGCGCGTCGCTCGGCGTGCTGCTGAAACGCGCACAGGACAGCGGCGCGGTCCGGGCGGACCTCACCACCGCCGAGCTGATCCCGGTGATCATCGGCACCGCCAAGGCCGCTGAGCACGTCGGCGCGGACGGCCCCCTCCGGGACCGCACGATCGCGATCTTGTTCGACGGCCTGCGCGCCTGA
- a CDS encoding TetR/AcrR family transcriptional regulator, with protein sequence MAVAVAITRSEGLDRLTMRRLAKELDTGAASLYVYVADIEELHAAVLDDFLGEVEVGRAEGDWRERLRALMHSHRAVLFAQPSLARVALVTRMSGPRYLRAVDAALGLLVEGGLSAYGAGLAVDQLFLQATASAVEHGTRARTPNAHRQHEDLIAEIDAAPAEEYPNIARIGRLLVAGTPRRPDEMVVRRDTQRSTGDTEPQAGLIRPPPARLRR encoded by the coding sequence GTGGCCGTCGCGGTCGCGATCACTCGGTCCGAGGGCCTTGACCGGCTCACCATGCGGCGCTTGGCGAAGGAACTCGATACCGGGGCTGCCTCGCTCTACGTCTATGTCGCCGACATCGAGGAGCTGCACGCCGCGGTCCTCGACGATTTCCTCGGCGAGGTCGAGGTCGGCCGCGCGGAAGGCGACTGGCGGGAACGGCTTCGGGCGCTGATGCACTCGCACCGGGCGGTGCTGTTCGCGCAGCCGAGCTTGGCGAGAGTGGCGCTGGTGACGAGGATGAGCGGGCCGCGCTATCTCCGGGCGGTCGATGCCGCGCTGGGGCTGCTCGTCGAAGGCGGGCTGTCGGCGTACGGGGCGGGCCTGGCGGTGGATCAGCTGTTCCTGCAGGCCACCGCTTCCGCGGTGGAACACGGCACCCGGGCGAGGACGCCGAACGCGCATCGCCAGCACGAGGACCTGATCGCGGAAATCGACGCGGCCCCGGCCGAGGAGTACCCGAACATCGCGCGCATCGGAAGGCTGCTGGTCGCGGGCACCCCCAGGCGGCCGGACGAAATGGTCGTTCGACGTGATACTCAACGGAGCACTGGCGACACCGAGCCCCAAGCCGGACTGATCCGGCCGCCTCCAGCGCGGCTCCGCCGGTAG
- a CDS encoding ketopantoate reductase family protein produces the protein MKILMFGRGVIATIYGWVLERAGHDVEFYVRPGRAATYGDAVNLDLIDMRHRVWGQRVAEKWPVRYREALEPDHDFDLIVLSVPHHRLPEATAFLSPRVGQATVLIFGNLWAEPLAAIGTLPPDQIAWGSPQAGGGFGADGVLRGALLRSVVFGTLGQPPTDREQAVRQAFREAGLRIKERPDFRGRLWIHFVSDAGMFSQGLRRGSLSKLAGARGDLREALLAGRELLPLLQARGLDLRRHRGGLLPFRAPTWLTAPALAWLTTHVPLARVSLTMHDDPDAEEPRAVCRDVLAEARRLGISVPRLEAAELHFAREETGRV, from the coding sequence GTGAAGATCCTGATGTTCGGCCGAGGCGTGATCGCCACCATCTACGGCTGGGTGCTGGAACGGGCCGGGCATGACGTCGAGTTCTACGTCCGGCCGGGCCGCGCGGCGACGTACGGCGACGCAGTGAACCTCGACCTGATCGATATGCGGCACCGGGTGTGGGGGCAGCGCGTCGCCGAGAAGTGGCCGGTGCGCTACCGCGAGGCGCTGGAGCCGGACCACGACTTCGACCTGATCGTGCTCAGCGTGCCGCACCACCGCCTCCCGGAGGCGACGGCCTTCCTGTCCCCGCGGGTCGGTCAGGCCACGGTGCTGATCTTCGGCAACCTCTGGGCCGAGCCGCTCGCCGCGATCGGCACACTCCCGCCCGACCAGATCGCCTGGGGCTCGCCCCAGGCCGGTGGCGGTTTCGGCGCGGACGGCGTGCTCCGCGGGGCACTGCTGCGGTCGGTCGTCTTCGGCACCCTCGGCCAGCCCCCGACTGACCGGGAACAGGCCGTGCGCCAGGCGTTTCGCGAGGCCGGGCTCCGGATCAAGGAGCGGCCTGACTTCCGCGGCCGGCTATGGATCCATTTCGTGTCGGATGCCGGCATGTTCTCGCAGGGCCTGCGGCGTGGTTCCCTGTCCAAACTGGCCGGGGCAAGGGGCGACCTGCGCGAGGCGCTGCTGGCCGGCCGCGAGCTGCTGCCGCTCCTCCAAGCGCGCGGCCTCGACCTGCGACGGCACCGGGGCGGTCTGCTGCCTTTCCGGGCGCCCACCTGGCTGACCGCCCCCGCGCTCGCCTGGCTGACTACTCACGTCCCGCTCGCGCGCGTGAGCCTCACGATGCACGACGACCCCGATGCCGAGGAGCCGCGCGCGGTCTGCCGGGACGTCCTGGCCGAAGCACGACGGCTCGGCATCTCCGTACCGCGTTTGGAAGCGGCGGAACTGCACTTCGCCCGCGAGGAGACGGGTCGAGTCTGA
- a CDS encoding haloacid dehalogenase type II, translating to MLDDVRVVAFDIFGTVVDWHTGITSQVGEVFARLRIDLDPAAFADAWRDRYLPAMARVNNAEREWVYLDTLHRESLDALLSEHRVADAVSESDRAHLVRAWHRLPAWPDSAELLTRLRSRYLVVALSNGGFALLVNLVKHAGLTFDAIASAELAGRYKPDPAPYQTTARLLDVAPHEVLMVAAHSWDLDGARAAGLRTAFLERPAEKGPDREADRAADAVCDLAATSASDLAARLGCGN from the coding sequence ATGCTCGACGACGTGCGCGTGGTGGCGTTCGACATCTTCGGCACCGTCGTGGACTGGCACACCGGGATCACCTCGCAGGTCGGCGAGGTCTTCGCCCGCCTCCGGATCGACCTCGACCCAGCCGCGTTCGCCGACGCCTGGCGCGACCGCTACCTGCCCGCCATGGCTCGGGTCAACAACGCCGAGCGGGAGTGGGTCTACCTCGACACGCTGCACCGCGAATCACTGGACGCCCTCCTCTCCGAACACCGCGTGGCGGACGCGGTGAGCGAATCCGACCGCGCGCACCTGGTGCGGGCCTGGCATCGGCTCCCTGCCTGGCCGGACAGCGCGGAGCTGCTCACTCGCCTGCGCTCCCGCTACCTCGTGGTCGCGTTGTCGAACGGAGGCTTCGCTTTGCTGGTCAACCTGGTGAAGCACGCCGGGCTGACCTTCGACGCGATCGCGTCCGCCGAACTCGCCGGCCGGTACAAGCCGGATCCGGCGCCATACCAGACCACCGCGAGGCTGCTGGACGTCGCTCCGCACGAGGTGCTGATGGTCGCCGCGCACAGCTGGGACCTCGACGGAGCACGGGCAGCCGGGCTGCGCACCGCGTTTCTGGAACGTCCGGCGGAGAAGGGCCCCGACCGCGAAGCCGACCGGGCCGCCGACGCAGTCTGCGACCTCGCCGCCACGTCCGCGTCCGACCTCGCGGCCCGGCTGGGCTGCGGAAACTAG
- a CDS encoding pentapeptide repeat-containing protein encodes MPDRTLTADCTSCFALCCVALTFTRSADFAIDKPAGEPCPNLLADFRCGIHDRLRPKGFAGCTGYDCFGAGQQVSQVTFAGRDWREAPETRAKMFAALPAMRLLHELLWYLTEARSLAETGEIHAELDAAIAEIEQVSAGDADTVLAVDVDAQRSRVNPLLVRTSELVRAGAGRKKDRRGADLMGAKLRGADLRRANLRGAYLIAADLRGADLRQADLIGADLRDADLRGADLTGSIFLTQSHVNAARGDRETKLPPRLARPSHW; translated from the coding sequence TTGCCCGACCGCACCTTGACCGCCGACTGCACGAGCTGTTTTGCCCTTTGCTGCGTCGCTCTCACCTTCACCCGGTCCGCGGACTTCGCCATCGACAAGCCCGCCGGCGAGCCGTGCCCGAACCTGCTGGCCGACTTCCGATGCGGCATCCACGACCGGTTGCGCCCCAAGGGTTTCGCCGGCTGCACCGGGTACGACTGCTTCGGAGCCGGACAGCAGGTGTCGCAGGTGACCTTCGCCGGTCGCGACTGGCGGGAGGCACCGGAGACCCGCGCCAAGATGTTCGCCGCGCTCCCTGCGATGCGGCTGCTGCACGAACTGCTCTGGTACCTCACCGAAGCGCGCTCGCTGGCCGAAACCGGCGAGATTCACGCCGAATTGGACGCCGCGATCGCCGAGATCGAGCAGGTCAGCGCTGGTGACGCGGACACCGTGCTGGCCGTGGACGTCGATGCGCAGCGGTCCCGGGTGAACCCGCTGCTGGTGCGCACCAGCGAACTCGTCCGCGCCGGCGCTGGGCGGAAGAAGGACCGGCGCGGAGCCGACCTGATGGGCGCCAAACTCCGGGGTGCCGATCTGCGGCGCGCGAATCTGCGCGGGGCGTACCTGATCGCCGCCGACCTGCGCGGCGCGGACCTGCGGCAGGCGGATCTGATCGGGGCCGACCTGCGCGACGCCGATCTGCGCGGCGCGGACCTGACCGGCAGCATTTTCCTTACTCAGTCCCACGTCAACGCCGCCCGCGGCGACCGGGAGACGAAGCTGCCGCCGCGACTGGCCCGCCCGAGTCATTGGTGA
- a CDS encoding amidase, which yields MERNFHSAEQLAVALRAGEATSAELTDEAIARIEREDKAINAICVPDFERARSAARDADEALARGDDRPLLGIPVTVKECYHVAGLPTTWGMPEYRDFLPDEDALQVSRLKAAGAVVLGKTNVPLGLQDLQSFNEIYGTTSNPWDHDRTAGGSSGGSAAALAAGFGALSIGSDLAGSLRTPAHFCGVYAHKPTLGLVPSRGMVPPDTPALPLDLDLAVVGPMARTARDLTLLLDVMAGPDPLTHGLAYELALPPARHQRLSDFRVLILDEHPLIPTGAAVRAGLTRVAEALADGGARVERHSSLLPDLAEAGKLYTQLLVSGSVARFPVEAYEQLQTRAAELSSADQSLDAARLRGMVFTHRDWLEANHQRELHRHGWRKFFAEFDAVVCPITATPAFPHDHNPDLLDRRIDIDGVEHPFFDQLVWAGLATMPGLPATAVPADRTVAGLPVGVQLIGPMFEDRTPLRLAELLEEKIGGFQPPK from the coding sequence ATGGAGCGGAACTTTCACAGTGCAGAACAGCTCGCGGTCGCTTTGCGGGCGGGCGAAGCGACCTCGGCGGAGCTGACCGACGAGGCGATCGCCCGCATCGAGCGGGAGGACAAGGCGATCAATGCGATCTGCGTGCCCGACTTCGAGCGCGCCCGGTCCGCCGCGCGCGACGCCGACGAGGCGCTTGCCCGCGGCGACGATCGCCCGCTGCTTGGCATTCCGGTGACGGTCAAGGAGTGCTACCACGTCGCCGGGCTGCCCACGACCTGGGGAATGCCGGAGTACCGGGACTTCCTGCCCGATGAGGACGCGCTGCAGGTGTCGCGGCTCAAAGCGGCCGGCGCGGTCGTGCTCGGCAAGACGAACGTCCCGTTAGGACTGCAGGACCTGCAGAGCTTCAACGAGATCTACGGCACCACCAGCAACCCGTGGGATCACGACCGCACCGCGGGCGGATCCTCCGGCGGATCGGCGGCGGCTCTGGCGGCGGGGTTCGGCGCGCTGTCGATCGGGTCCGACCTCGCCGGCTCGCTGCGGACCCCGGCGCATTTCTGCGGCGTCTACGCGCACAAGCCGACCCTCGGCCTCGTCCCGAGCCGAGGCATGGTCCCGCCGGACACGCCGGCCTTGCCGCTCGACCTCGACCTCGCCGTCGTCGGTCCGATGGCACGCACCGCCCGCGACCTCACCCTGCTGCTCGACGTGATGGCCGGGCCGGACCCGCTCACCCACGGCCTGGCCTACGAATTGGCTCTGCCGCCCGCACGCCACCAGCGGCTGAGTGATTTCCGGGTCCTGATCCTCGACGAGCATCCGCTCATTCCGACCGGCGCCGCGGTACGGGCCGGGCTGACCCGGGTTGCCGAAGCGCTGGCCGACGGCGGCGCCCGGGTCGAACGGCACAGCTCGCTGCTTCCCGACCTGGCCGAAGCCGGGAAGCTCTACACGCAGTTGCTGGTCTCCGGCTCCGTCGCGCGCTTTCCCGTCGAAGCCTACGAGCAGCTGCAGACCCGCGCCGCCGAACTGAGCTCAGCCGACCAGAGCCTCGACGCGGCGCGGCTGCGCGGGATGGTGTTCACTCACCGCGACTGGCTGGAGGCGAACCACCAGCGCGAACTCCACCGGCACGGCTGGCGGAAGTTCTTCGCCGAGTTCGATGCCGTGGTGTGCCCGATCACGGCGACGCCGGCTTTCCCGCACGACCACAATCCGGATCTGCTGGACCGCCGGATCGACATCGACGGCGTCGAGCACCCGTTCTTCGACCAGCTCGTCTGGGCCGGGCTGGCTACGATGCCCGGCCTGCCCGCCACCGCGGTCCCAGCGGACCGGACCGTTGCGGGCCTGCCGGTGGGCGTGCAGCTGATCGGCCCGATGTTCGAAGACCGCACCCCGCTGCGCCTGGCGGAGCTGCTCGAAGAGAAGATCGGCGGCTTCCAGCCGCCGAAGTAG
- a CDS encoding CGNR zinc finger domain-containing protein translates to MHFNPYGGAGAQVAADLATLAQRADVTAAEVRAAGQAHEMTLPRITADEAAQILAWGRRLRRVFVAATTSQRVELVNDLLAVAACRPNIASHDGKPPHLHYSNEGAGVVERFHAYTAGGLAHLVCEEPNRLGVCAREGCGVAFVDTSRNGRRRFCSTRCGTRVNVADHRARHLAH, encoded by the coding sequence GTGCACTTCAACCCTTACGGCGGCGCGGGCGCGCAAGTGGCCGCCGACCTGGCCACCCTCGCCCAGCGCGCCGACGTCACCGCCGCCGAGGTGCGGGCCGCCGGACAGGCGCACGAGATGACGCTGCCCCGGATCACCGCGGACGAGGCAGCTCAGATCCTCGCTTGGGGACGACGGCTGCGCCGCGTGTTCGTGGCCGCGACCACCTCGCAGCGCGTCGAGCTGGTGAACGATCTGCTCGCCGTCGCCGCGTGCAGGCCGAACATCGCCAGCCACGACGGCAAGCCTCCGCACCTGCACTACTCGAACGAGGGCGCAGGCGTCGTGGAGCGCTTTCACGCGTACACGGCAGGCGGCTTGGCGCACCTGGTCTGCGAGGAGCCGAACCGGCTGGGAGTCTGTGCGCGGGAAGGCTGCGGCGTCGCGTTCGTGGACACCTCCAGGAACGGCCGCCGCCGATTCTGCTCGACCAGATGTGGGACGAGGGTCAACGTCGCGGACCACCGCGCTCGGCATCTGGCGCACTGA